atgatttggttttttattcaaaaattgaaaagggtAAAAGGGTAATGTGCCTGTGCGGTGTTAAGTAAAAACGGGCGGTGTTTAGCAATCCAGTTTTTTTAAACGGAAGTCtataaaaatacctaaaatattaatgaaatttaataaaattttaattagagtGATTTACTACggtaacaattaaaatttaaaaaatttacattacATACTGTTCCATTAAGAGCGCGACAATCGGCCCGCATTAGTCGACGCGCCAGCACTTCAGTCAACGCGTCATCCAGCGCGCGCAGACGTGTCAGCACGACAATAAATCGTTATTGTTGCCTCAATTCATTAGAGATATATCTTAGATACATATCCGATATATCTATGATACATCATAAACATTGCCTATTAGAAGCATTAATCAAAAATTAGAAGCATCGACACGCAGCCCCAACAGAGATAACAACCACAGGCCTCTCACCTCCTCGCAGTCTTTCAAAGCATGGAGATCCGTCTCAACAGTAGAACCACATCTAGGGCAGGTGTTTGAGACCGGGACTGCCTTCTTCACTAAATTATCGTTGCACGGGAGGGAACTATGGCATATCCGCCAAATAAAATGACGAATTTTCGGCTATAATTAAACACTCTTGATACCGACCTAATAATATtcgaactccaagcatcgcctaacgaatgctatgctcgcccaacgagcctccaaatctcccatcgcccatatctgtctcgggcggactcATCCCGGTCTGCCATCTAGGCGACCTCATCCACTCCgttccctgacacccactacccgggataatcggaaacgtgccttcaccattatcaataatcgtggggcaaacccacgatttaccagataaccaccgccttaaactcattataaaaggaagccaccgaacgctgagaagggtaagcagaaatcagacttaaatactcttacattcatttacctaccaaaaaaccctctctgacttaagcatcggagtggctttcaggctgagcaagcctgaggtcctttgagcttatatttgttacttgtgcaggaaaaatAGTACAGGCGACCCCTTAAAGATCGACTTGTATCATTTGGTGCGGTGAGCGTGGAACTTATTAGTTTCGTCGTTCCTTTTAGATACTTTTCAGAATTTGCTTTTTCAAGAATGGATCCCCCACAAGATAATACTCTACCAGCTACCAACCGAGAAGACAGGGAAACAGAACCACCGGCCCTAAATCTGTTTCCCCCAACCagcgaagaaggagaaaccagcGACCCCCTGGCGATAAGACAGACGATGCCTCCGATAGCCATAGCACCAGATGAAGGGCCAATCAACAACCAAGCAATGTTCAAGGCTTTCCTAGAAATCACCAGTCTACTCAAAGATATCAAACAGAGTATCTCGTTAAAATCGCCAGAACAGGGATCAGCGAAATCACCAGTACAGAAGTCAACGTCAACCATGGACAAGGGAAAAGAACCAATGCGAGAGGAAGATGCCCCTGAAAATTCCGCAAGGAAACAAAATGCCCCCATCATAATTCCAGACGAAGAACGTTGGATGGATGAACAACACACCCTCAAAGGCGGAGAAGAGCATCTGGAGGAAAAAGTCCGCCAAGTCATGAGCAGGCTTGGAATAAGATGTGAAGACGTGGACATCTCTCTTCGAAGTGACTCACCACTCGCAGATTTCATCATCTCTCACGAGTTCCCTACAAAGTTCAGATACCCCCCAAATTTGGAGTCGTACGATGGAACAGGCTGTCCCAAGAGCCATATTCACAAATTCCAAGCGGTGATCAATGTTCAGACAAACTTGGATCACGTACTATGTAAACTTTTTCCTACTACCTTAAAAGGTCTGGCGCAGGAATGGTACCAGAGTTTAAAGCCAGGATCAGTACTGACGTTCAAACAATTCTCAGGACTTTTTCAGGCTAGATTCGTAGCATGCATCCCTCAAAAGAAGCTATCCACAGATCTGCTGGCCATCATGCAATGGGAAGGAGAGACACTCAGGAAGTACGTAGAAAGATTCAATAAGGAGGCGATGCAGATAGAAGACCTGAGTCAGGAGATCGCCTACACAGCATTACTCAATGGAACTACCAACTCCGACCTACGAAAGGAATTATTGGCTAAATCGCCAAAATCATTTACCACACTGATGACCATCGCACATACACAGATCAGGGTGGATGATGGCCAGAGAGAAATAGAGAATCGCCTCGGACGGGTAGAAGAGCGAACGTTTGCAGAAAGAAGAAATGGGGACAGATCGCCCATAGGAAAGAGGTTCGGAGAAAAAGGCAATGACCATTTCAGaaacaaaaggaaaaaagacGAAGATAGGCGATATACGCCCCTGAACACAACCAGAACCAACGTACTGTTTTGGGTAAAAGACAGCCGAGAGAAGGTCAGATGGCCAAGGAAGATGAACGTTGCATCAGCCAGCAAAAGAGACAATAGCAAATACTGTGAATTTCACAGAGACAACGGCCACACCACAGATGAATGCTGGCACCTGAAGGAGGAGATAGAGAAATTGATAGAAAGGGGATCCCTTTCCCAGTTCGTAAAAAGGGACACCGAAGCCAGAGAGACAgaatcagaaagaaagaaagagcggAAAGAAGAAATCGCCAGAAGACCCAGACCAGAGCCAGCAGGCGTGGTTAATGTAATAATGGGCGGATCGACCGGAGGAGACAGCAATACTACAAGGAAGAAAGCTGCAAGAACAGTCTACTCGGTTAGCCCAGGTGCACCGAATGCTAAGAAATTCAGAAGCGTATCTTTTTCGGAGGTCGATAGTCATGGCTTATCAGTCCCCCATGAGGACGCCCTAGTTGTCAAGGGGCGACTCAACAATTTCGAGGTATCTCGGATGCTCGTAGACACGGGAAGTTCGGTAAACATGATCACGATGGAGGTGTTCGGCAGAATTGGGctcaagaaagaaaatttgacaCATGTTACTACTCCACTAGTGGGACTAGGAGGCAAATCTGTACAGGTGGAAGGATCACTGGAGATAAACATCCAACTGGGGGATGGAGAGATCTACAAAGAGATCCGAGCAGAATTCATGGTGGTCAATATGGATTTCGCATACAATGCAATTCTCGGAAGGCCACTCTTGCACGATACATGCGCATCCATTTGCATGAGGTACCTACTAATGAAAATCCCAACCAGAGAAGGCGATGCCGAAGTCAGAGGATGCCAAAAGTCAGCCAGAGAAGCATACTTTACAGCTCTCAGGAAGGTACATATAACCTTGCCAGTACTAACAATGGAACCTCCAGAGAAGAAGGAAAGGGCGGAGCATTATGGGCGAACTGAGAAAATCGAATTATCCCCAGGAAAGGAGATAGAAGTGGGAGATGAGCTAGAAGAAAAAATCAGACGATCTCTGACCGAAAACCTCAGATCGCTTGGAGACTCCTTTGCCTGGACAACAGACGAATTGATCGGAGTAGACCCGGACGTCATATGTCATCGGTTAAACATAGCGACCGACGCGAAGGCAGTAATACAAAAGAAGAGAAGGCACTCGCCCGAAAAACAACTGGCCATCGCAGAAGAGATCGCCCGGTTAAAAGCAGCAAACGTGATCAAAGACGCCTATTACCCCAAGTGGGTAGCAAATGTGGTAATGGTAAAAAAGTCCAATGGCACTTACCGAATGTGCGTGGACTTCACAGATCTGAATAAAGCATGTCCCAAAGATAGTTTCCCACTTCCACACATTGATCAGTTAGTAGACTCCACAGCAGGTCACGCCCTCTATACATTCCTAGACGCCAAGGCGGGATATCACCAGATACCCATGGCACCTGAAGATCAGGAGAAGACGGCCTTCATAACGGACCAGGGATTATTTTGTTACAAGATGATGCCCTTCGGTCTGAAGAACGCAGGAGCCACATATCAGCGGCTGGTGAACTCAATATTCAGAGATCAGATAGGAAAacacatggaagtttatgtggatgacatgattATCAAGAGCATCCGAGCTGAAGACCACCCAACAGATGTGAAGATAGTCCTGGAGACGCTAAAGAGATACCAGCTAAAACTCAATCCGGAAAAGTGCGTATTCGGAGTACCGGCAGGCAAGTTCTTGGGGTACATGGTCTCTCAGAGGGGTATCGAGGCTAACCCAGATAAAATCGAAGCGGTCTTAAAGATGACACCGCCACGGAGCATACATGAAGTCCAGAAGCTCAACGGTCGGATCACGGCTCTAGGTCGGTTCATGTCCTGCTCGGCAAAACGATGCCTGCCTTTCTTCAAAACCCTGAAACAGATCAAGAACTTCACATGGACCGCAGAATGCCAGCAGGCGTTTGAAGAATTGAAAAGCTTCCTATCCTCGCCCCCACTGTTGGCTAGACCAGATCCGGGCGAcgtgttatatttatacatctcttGCTCTGACGAAACAATAGCAGGAGTATTGGTGTCGGAAAAAGGAGGCGAACAATACCCGATCTACTACATCAGCAAAGTACTCAGAGATGCGGAGCTGAGATACCCGAAGTTGGAGAAGCTGGCGCTATGCGTATACACCGCCACCATCAAGCTCCGACATTACTTCGAAGGACACCAAGTCATTGTACGGACCGACCAACCACTACGAAAAATCCTCCAGAAGGCAGAAACAAGTGGACGCATAGCAGAATGGGCCGTCAAAATAGGAAGTCTGGGCGTTATCTATGAAGCTCGGAAAGCACTGAAAGCACAAGCACTGGCCGACTTCTTCGCTGAACTAACATTCAAAGAACCCATGGAGGACAAAACGACTCCCTGGGAGATGCACGTCGATGGAGCAGTTTGCGGAGAAGGAGCAGGCATCGGAGTCGTGCTCAAAGGACCAGGAAAAATCCAAATGGAATACTCAGCAAGACTCGAGTTTCCAGCCTCCAACAACGTTGCGGAATATGAGGCGCTGATAACAGGGTTGCAACTATGCGAAGAGCTCAACATCTCCGAAGTCCAGATCTGCAGTGATTCACAACTGGTCGTGAACCAAGTCTCGGGGAACTTCGAGGTAAAGGAAGCTACATTGAAGAAGTACGCCAAGCAGGCCAAAACCTTCTTTGCCAATAATGGGCGATCCTGGTCGCTACAGCAAATACCCAGAGCAATGAATGGAAGATCCGACGAATTGGCAAAGTGGGCAGCAACGAAGAATTACGACCCAATGAGAAACATTCCTCATGAAATCAAACGACAACCTAGCTTTCAAGAAGAAATTGAGGAAGGCGAAGTACTGATGGTAGAAGGGGAAGAAACCTGGATGTCCCCCCTCACAGCATACCTGGCTAATGGAATACTCCCCGAGGATAAGAAGGAAGCCAAAAGGATAGTGATACTTTCATCAAAGTTCGGAATATACAACGGCCAGCTGTACAAACGGTCATTCACCCATCCCTGGCTAAGATGTGTGAACAAAGAAGAAGGGGAGTACATCATGAAAGAATTACATGAGGGGACCTGCGGAGCACATGACGGAGCATCAACACTGGTCAGGAAAGCACTACTACAAGGCTATTATTGGCCCACGATGAAAGAACAAGCTACAACGCTAGTAAGGGGATGCTGGCCTTGCCAGCAACATGCCTTGGTACCAAGAAAGCAAGCTTCAGAAATGAAACCCATCGGCAGTGCATGGCCGTTCGCCCAGTGGGGTATGGACATCCTGGGACCTCTCCCTTTGGCGACAGGACAACGGAAGTTCCTAGTAGTGGCAATCGACCACTTCACCAAATGGATAGAAGCGGAACCACTGGcaaaaatcacacaacaacgcataactaactttttctttagatctatcttgtgcaggtttggaataccgaaggtgctgatcacagacaacggaaagcagttcgacTCAGCAAAGTTTAGAAAGTTTTGTGCCGAGTATCAAATCGACCTAAGGTTCACTTCGGTTTACCATCCACAATCGAATGGGCAAACCGAAGTGGCCAACAGAATCCTACTGGCCGGACTAAAAAGAAGACTAGACGAGTGCAAAGGAAGATGGGTAGAAGAACTCTACAGTGTCCTATGGAATTACCGTACCACCCCTAGAGAATCAACGGGCGAAACTCCATTCGCCCTAGCCTATGGAACGGAGGCTGTAATCCCTGTAGAGATCGGCGCACCCACGCCAAGGACAGAAGACAACCAGCTAAACCTAGAAGAAAACGAAGAAGAGCTCAGGAACAATCTAGATCTCCTGGTTGAAAAAATCAACAGATCAGACATCAGGATGGAAGCCTACAGACAAAAgatggccaaacatttcaacagccatgtaaagaaaagaaaattcaaactagGCGACTTAGTCATGCGAAAAACCGAAgtcaaaaaaggagaagcaGGAAGTGGAAAACTGCAgccaaactgggaaggaccttacACCATCAGCGAGGTCATCAAAGAAGGAACATTTAAACTCACCAACTCCATGGGAAGAATCATACCAAGGACATGGAACGCCAACAACTTGAGGAAAATTTAGTCACAATGGGTCGCCATCAGACATGATTAGTTATTCCTTAAGAAGTAGTATAATTAGTCAAGCAGTGTTCAgtttcaatattgtatttcaATTCCTCCAAGTGATGTTTAATCACAGCATTATTTCAATTTCTACAAGTGATATTTCATCACATTACTGTATTTGAATTTatgcaagtattttaatttaccctTGCTCGGACAAGGAATTTCCACAGATATCATCTCTTTACCATAGTTGTTGATTACTTAAAATATTTCCAAAGAGGAGAACTGACGAGTTCATtcccaaaaaaggaaaatacacAGTCGAAATATATATATCGCCTAAAATAAAGAGAACATAGAAGCTAACtgtctcaaaaaaaaaaaaaaaaaaagatatatattaaaaagagggCAAATGCCCCTCATGAAAttacaaaggaaaataaaattcctaacaaaagaaaagataCAAATGTACAAAGtgcataacaaaaaaaaagggGGAATCTAAAGCTTGATGATCTCTGGCTCAACCTTCTCCGGGGCAGCCTCCTTGTTCCCCTCCAAGGTATTGGGGACAGATAGCCCCTCCTGCGAATCCCGCCTGGCTGAAGAAGAAGCATCGACATGAATGTTGCCAGAACGGGTGGGAGAAGGGACATCGGCAAGACTAAGAGGATCGGACCCTGGAAGGATAGACTCCAGGTCAGAAGGCCGATCCAATAAGTCCAGAGCAGCAAAAGGCCGCTCCGAAGATATAAGCAAGCCGAAGTCCTTCTCCTCAGGACTACCCCCCAAACCGGGAACAAGAGGCTTCTCGCCAGCCTTGGCAGGTCCCTGGACCCCTTGGGCAGACTGTTCGGCAACCTCAGCAGCACCTCCACCATCTTCAGACTTGATGGAGACAAACAAGTCTTGGGGAGAATCTGGCTCACTCTCACTGTTAACCCCCTCGGGAAAGCCATATAAGAATTCAACGTCCCCATCAGGATGACGCTCCAAGTAGGTACCCACGATGGCTTCAGTGAAGTCAGTCAGATCATTGGCTAGCTGGGCGGTGTTACGGCGACGCCTCTCCTTCTCACGAATCAGCCTGCCTCGCTTCAAATAAAGCCTCTTCTCAGCAACTGAGACTTTATCGTTAAGGGCCGTGACGGTGGTATCGAACTCCTTCTTGAGATCGTCATAATCAGTGCTTTTCAACACCACCTCTGCCGCcagatttttattttccttcttaAGGCGGGCGACCTCCTCAGACAGCACCCGCTGCTGCTTCACAGCACTCTCCCTCTCCCTGGATAATCTATCAACATCAGCACGAAGAGAGTCCAGCTTCTGAGTACACCCGCCATGTACGCTGCGAAGGGAGTCATACTTTCCCTTCAACAGCTTGTACTCCGTCTTCAACTTCACCTGCATCTCATCGTCGTTAAGACGGTTGGAGCGGTATTGACGGATGGCATAGGCAacctaaacataaaataaaactgAGTTAGAAAATAACCATCACGGGAAGAAGAAGGCAAAATGCTAAAGATAGAAAATTCAAACCTTTGCCAGGTTGGAAAAACAATCGTCCATCAGTGCGTGGTCCGGCCTCTTCAAATAATAGTCAACGTCCGAAGGGCAGCAGGAACCCCGGAAGATGTCATGGGCAACGGCAGGACAACGTACAGTGGCGTCGGCCCCATACTTCTGAAGGAGCAGGTCGACCTGAGTCACCATCACATCCCTCTTAGGCCTTTTCATCGAAGGTCCCTCCCCCTCAGTATCTTCGCCCCCTGAAGAAGGAGCTCGCCTTTTGCTACCGGTCGAAGCAGCCGGGGCAGTTTGGGGAGCCGGAGGAAGGGGTCGGGAAAGCTTCTCCTTCGCAGGAACCTCCATCTTATCCTTCCCCTTACCAGTGTAAGAGGGAACAGCAGGAGGAGGAGGGCCAGTGACAGGTTCCTTTATCTGGAAACCCGGTAGCACCACCCTAGGAGTGGGAGCAGAATCATCACCCTTCTGAGAAGAAGGTGGCTTGCCTCCAGCCGTGGAAGGAACATCGCCTCCTTTCTTAGCAGGCGCCTTCTTAGCCTCAGAAGACGGCTTGGGATCAGCTTGGGGAAGGGCCTCCCTCTCTCGAGCCTCTCGACGAGCTCTCCTGTCCTCCATGACCTTCTGCTGAAGTTCCTTGAAGTTCGGCACTGAAAAGTCAAAGgaaagaaaattcaaaaaaacgcttcacaaaaattaaaagggaaTAAAAACTTCATGGTACAAACAAGGTACCAGAAGGACTAAGAGGCATAGAAGAAATATTAAGAGGGGAAGAAAGCAGTGGTTCGCCCATATCAGGGAACTCGTCTCCATTATCGGGCGATGTCTCCCTCTTGTCCtcactcttcttcctctttccCCCTTTTTCACCCTGCactctcttatttctcttgGAGGCGACACTTTGGTCCCAGCCGAAATAGGAATTTATCAGATTCACTACGTGCACCTTAGCGCCACCTCGAAGCAGACGCAACGTCTCTTTATCAACCTCGCTCAGGTTCGCCTTTTCCAACTTAAGGGGCCCTTCCACAAAAACATTCGGAATGGAGCCCCAACCCCCTTCCTTCTTGGCGATGACGAAGTTACCTTTCCACCGCTTCAAAGAATTGGGAAGGCCAGTGAAGGGAGATCTCCCGGGTTGCAAGTAGAAGAACTCGTCGCTTTTCTTCCTCCCCAGAGAATAGATCGCCCTAACAATCTCGTAGCCCACCTGTCTCTTCAGTTGGAGACCACGAATAAAAACTCCGGTCAAGTGACGGTGGGCATTAGGATGGAGTTGACCCAAGGGGATCTTAAAATTATCGAACACTTCTTGGGTAAAGAGGTCGAGT
This region of Mercurialis annua linkage group LG1-X, ddMerAnnu1.2, whole genome shotgun sequence genomic DNA includes:
- the LOC126672147 gene encoding uncharacterized protein LOC126672147, yielding MDKGKEPMREEDAPENSARKQNAPIIIPDEERWMDEQHTLKGGEEHLEEKVRQVMSRLGIRCEDVDISLRSDSPLADFIISHEFPTKFRYPPNLESYDGTGCPKSHIHKFQAVINVQTNLDHVLCKLFPTTLKGLAQEWYQSLKPGSVLTFKQFSGLFQARFVACIPQKKLSTDLLAIMQWEGETLRKYVERFNKEAMQIEDLSQEIAYTALLNGTTNSDLRKELLAKSPKSFTTLMTIAHTQIRVDDGQREIENRLGRVEERTFAERRNGDRSPIGKRFGEKGNDHFRNKRKKDEDRRYTPLNTTRTNVLFWVKDSREKVRWPRKMNVASASKRDNSKYCEFHRDNGHTTDECWHLKEEIEKLIERGSLSQFVKRDTEARETESERKKERKEEIARRPRPEPAGVVNVIMGGSTGGDSNTTRKKAARTVYSVSPGAPNAKKFRSVSFSEVDSHGLSVPHEDALVVKGRLNNFEVSRMLVDTGSSVNMITMEVFGRIGLKKENLTHVTTPLVGLGGKSVQVEGSLEINIQLGDGEIYKEIRAEFMVVNMDFAYNAILGRPLLHDTCASICMRYLLMKIPTREGDAEVRGCQKSAREAYFTALRKVHITLPVLTMEPPEKKERAEHYGRTEKIELSPGKEIEVGDELEEKIRRSLTENLRSLGDSFAWTTDELIGVDPDVICHRLNIATDAKAVIQKKRRHSPEKQLAIAEEIARLKAANVIKDAYYPKWVANVVMVKKSNGTYRMCVDFTDLNKACPKDSFPLPHIDQLVDSTAGHALYTFLDAKAGYHQIPMAPEDQEKTAFITDQGLFCYKMMPFGLKNAGATYQRLVNSIFRDQIGKHMEVYVDDMIIKSIRAEDHPTDVKIVLETLKRYQLKLNPEKCVFGVPAGKFLGYMVSQRGIEANPDKIEAVLKMTPPRSIHEVQKLNGRITALGRFMSCSAKRCLPFFKTLKQIKNFTWTAECQQAFEELKSFLSSPPLLARPDPGDVLYLYISCSDETIAGVLVSEKGGEQYPIYYISKVLRDAELRYPKLEKLALCVYTATIKLRHYFEGHQVIVRTDQPLRKILQKAETSGRIAEWAVKIGSLGVIYEARKALKAQALADFFAELTFKEPMEDKTTPWEMHVDGAVCGEGAGIGVVLKGPGKIQMEYSARLEFPASNNVAEYEALITGLQLCEELNISEVQICSDSQLVVNQVSGNFEVKEATLKKYAKQAKTFFANNGRSWSLQQIPRAMNGRSDELAKWAATKNYDPMRNIPHEIKRQPSFQEEIEEGEVLMVEGEETWMSPLTAYLANGILPEDKKEAKRIVILSSKFGIYNGQLYKRSFTHPWLRCVNKEEGEYIMKELHEGTCGAHDGASTLVRKALLQGYYWPTMKEQATTLVRGCWPCQQHALVPRKQASEMKPIGSAWPFAQWGMDILGPLPLATGQRKFLVVAIDHFTKWIEAEPLFDSAKFRKFCAEYQIDLRFTSVYHPQSNGQTEVANRILLAGLKRRLDECKGRWVEELYSVLWNYRTTPRESTGETPFALAYGTEAVIPVEIGAPTPRTEDNQLNLEENEEELRNNLDLLVEKINRSDIRMEAYRQKMAKHFNSHVKKRKFKLGDLVMRKTEVKKGEAGSGKLQPNWEGPYTISEVIKEGTFKLTNSMGRIIPRTWNANNLRKI